A single region of the Neomonachus schauinslandi chromosome 3, ASM220157v2, whole genome shotgun sequence genome encodes:
- the ORMDL1 gene encoding ORM1-like protein 1 isoform X3, with the protein MCCCLRRANMNVGVAHSEVNPNTRVMNSRGMWLTYALGVGLLHIVLLSIPFFSVPVAWTLTNVIHNLGMYVFLHAVKGTPFETPDQGKARLLTHWEQLDYGVQFTSSRKFFTISPIILPI; encoded by the exons ATGTGCTGCTGTCTGCGGCG AGCAAACATGAATGTTGGAGTTGCCCACAGTGAGGTGAATCCAAATACCCGTGTAATGAATAGCCGGGGTATGTGGCTGACATATGCATTAGGAGTTGGCTTGCTTCATATTGTCCTACTCAGTATTCCCTTCTTCAGTGTTCCTGTTGCTTGGACCTTAACAAATGTTATACATAATCTG GGGATGTATGTATTTTTGCATGCAGTAAAAGGAACACCTTTTGAAACTCCTGACCAGGGTAAAGCAAGGCTCCTAACTCATTGGGAACAACTGGACTATGGAGTACAGTTTACATCTTCACGGAAGTTTTTTACAATTTCTCCAATAATTCT CCCCATATAA